The segment ttgttttaattttttaaaataaagaaatggaatgtaaataaccttgTTTGAGAATTATATAAAACTAGCTTGTAattccatgcatatgcatagatacacttaaagatatataataagttgcataatataattcctatagaTATTGTAGGGATATTGGGCCTGAGGCCTAAGCTGAGGACGAGGGGTCATCTAAAGAGGAATAAACATTGCCAAGGGAGTCCTTGTTAGAAAATGAAGAAGTTAGTTTTGGTTATAATGGCCCAGGAGGTTGTGTCGAGGATGAATGCCTCCTCAGCTAACCCAATATGAAATCTGTAAAGGTGGTCTGCCATCTAGGGGGACGTTCCAGGAAATTCCATTGGTACGGGTAAACATTGCAGAAACATGGGACAGGGGGGagttctaaaatatctaagaagaaaactgctaccatcgcattaaatgctctgcaactAATTCTCTaaccacattaatgtggagatgatacttgaacagtggttttcaaccttacagctactactTAAAGATTTCAGGAAGGGGCAGATGAGACAAGTATCAAGGACCTACCATCTGGCCTGCACATAGAGGCAGTGGCGACGCCACGTTGGgttcagggtgttcccaggaacaccctaacccaaaaaaaaaaaaaaaaatttatatataataatttaaatttttttagttgtttacccatgaaaaaaaaataggaacaccctcaacCAAAATCAGGAACACTCTCAAAAGTTTTATgccaaataaattttgaaataaaatcttaaaaaagaaaaaaaaatagtaacagagattttgaaaaaaaaaaaaaaattgttacagaGTAAGCCCAAAAATAAAAGCCCAATATCAATCCTAACCAAAACCAACCCCAATcagatttttaaatcaaaatacaTTATTAACTAAATACCCAACAGGCCCAACCCAAacgtattctcaaaaaaaaaaaaaaaaaaaaaaaaatcctcccttcttcttcatcttcttggTTATggacccttcttcttcttttttttttttttttttcttctgcttCTGGGTTTCAgacccatcttcttcttctggtgGGTTTCGGacccttcttcttctcttcttctcttctttattttttcttcttgtggGTTTCGGTCCTGCTGCCAGTCTGCCTTTCCCTTTTTATCTGTGTGTTGTACAGGATGTGACTATTTGTCTTAAATTTTATCTGTGGGTTTCGGtcattcttctcttcttctctgccTTAAATTCTAtgtcttttgtttttcattttttatttgttctacttttgCCAGCGCACTAGTGGTCTTGGTGGaattttttaatggtaaataTTTTGTCCATGGGCTAGGCTAGCTGTTAAGTCTATGAGAGCTCCGGACCTTACTTTACATGTATTTAGttattcttttaataaaagtattttactttttcagtcaaaaaacaaagaaaactaatattaacatcaaaattttttttttcatattattactcttattatattttataaatgattgaacttattattattattattattattattattattattatttaggtTTAAAGATTACATATTAGTTGAAATATGTActtataatttctttaaaacctttaataatttatataggttttttttattaataatatatatatatatatatatattttttttttcattataaaataaCGTAATTTTGAAATACCCTAAAACGGTACGTCGAAATAGGTCGGTATCGAAATATTCCGTTCCAATAGACAAATCGAAACAGGGTCCGAAACGATATTCATAACATTGATTATACGAATACGCGTCCGCCGGTTAAAATCagaaacctaaaataaaaaacttacctAACCTAAAATCAGAAAccacctaaagaaaaaaacatcattaaCGACAACACCTTACGCCTCCGTCTGAAACCTTATCATCAAGCACATAGGCGTGACGGGACAACGACGCCTCtgttcatttctttcttttcttttcatttttttttttccttttgaggttttttggtGTACataatgcaaatttgttttggttttaagaacaatttttatttttttttttttaagcacaaacttcatgccgaccaaatcttgaatttcgaCCGGTATTTACCGAAATGTCCCGAAACACTTGAAATAAACTGAAATGacccgaaattttttcaaagtagaATAGGGTAGGTTATTGTTCCGGTTTGTCCAGGAACACCCTGGACaaaattcctggagtcgccactgcATAGAGGGTAAGGATGAAAGAGGAAGAGcgtataaaagaagaaggaagaaatggaaaaagaggatcgaaaaatcaagaaaaaaacactgtagcaatcaggaatcaaatttgtaaccaaacttgtgataaatatataagaactaatcccctcggattgtgccgaggacgattttctttagtttaaatcAATCTAGCTATATgttcttgtcatttgaatctactttatttgttgtccaattcattttaacccagTTTTCCATctcactctctataaattcattgttttgggcctaGGTCCATCCATCTTTTGGGCTAGGGATCCAAATctagtccttacatatataatttaaatactattgatagtcattttttattttattaattctttaaaaaattgtgtaatgatattattaggtataaaatgtaaattgtccgtgttttttttttttttttttttaaattgtaaagcacatttttttttttttttacgattcatttattatagactctttagtttttatacttaataactcatttagatgaatatttatgatgtgatcccatatttgattataaaattaagaaataaaactctttaatattaaataatttataacacatggcgcaaaattggaactctaatttggaattctaatttgagtttctctcagcttcacatattattttatatatatatatatatatatagatgaatggaatgatattatttaataacaatattaatattatagtTATATtcctattttaaaattaaaagctaaaatgcTGAATGTATGGGAGTCTTTTAggagttttaatgaaaaatttattaaacttaATTTATTCCCTTctattcctcccaattttgaaGAGAATGGAAATTTGagcttttaaaagaaaatgagagaaatgagTATTCTCTTTACCCATTTAATTCTCTCTCACTTAAACTCCTAAATAAGGGAATGAGTTTTCAATTCCCTCaattaaaactcaaaaacaagaaaattgaataaatattttaaaattattcttttaatttcattccctcctgTTGGTACAAATCCTTTAGCAATAGAGAGTTAAAGAGTCTATTTGGTATATGCTttcagttttgcattttgttttttaagtgtCTTGAGAAATTGCTatcaaaaacattttcttaGTATTTTCCAGCCTTTAAAACttgtttaataatatttttttaatgtttgttttttaCATATCCCTAACCCACAACtgcttattttaaaaaaaaaaaaaaacactaaattaaCCAGAACAACCTAATACTCCAAATCAAACATCAACGACGAAAAACCCATATCCAATTGAGAGGTTtttctgagagagagagagagagagagagagagagagaggtggcaTGAGGCACGATGGTTCTCAAGATTGATGCACAAGTTGCAATGCTCCAACAAGTCAAGCCTATGTTATTGCAGCGCTTCACAATGTTGCAGTGGTTTGGTCATTGCAACTTACTTGCCCAAGCATTGCAACCTAATGCACGCGAGCACAcgagagagaaggaaaatgataaaaatgtaaaatattacaaaaatgcTATGGACATCGGATTTTGATCTCTTCGACGCAAGACCCACTTGCCCCTAATTCCTTTACGAGTTTTAACTTGGTGACATGTGTGCATTTGTGACACTAGGGTAATATGCGTGTGAGTGAGtctttttacttatttaatttttaagaatcACCACCAACCATCAGTTTTCTAAATGTGATTGATCACGCCTACACTCCTGTGTGTATTGTAGAAGTGTTTGCGAAATTAAGCCACGAGACTATCTATCCCTTTCTAAGGACTCCTAAGCTAATGGGGTAGGATAAAGTAAGGAAAGTATTTCATTTTGATTTAATCTTAACAATTCATAATTTTGATTCAACCATTGTAAAAATTGTCACctctaagaaattttattttacattaagaaaataaatatataaggtGCTGTCTAGAAATGAGAATAACCAAAAATTCTCACTCACTGCCActgttttcttttccaaaatgtTGCAGCAAGTCATCAACTAAACAAACACTAGTCACTCCACTAGTCCACTGCAACTAAGGTGACAAAGCAGCAAAAGTGAAGAACCCCCAACAAGTCCCATATCATATCAatccatcaattttcaaaacatgCCCAACTCTTTGCTCCTCATCTCCCACCTCCCCATTATTCCACCAACACACACAACCCCacgccacgtcagccctagaaTGTccctcaacaacaacaacaacaaccaaacccCAAAACCCCCAAACCCTTCTTCCCTTCTCACCTCCCTCCCAAAACTCCTCTGGGGCCCATCTCTCCCTCCTGGCCTCTTAATCTCCACCGTCCGTACAGCATGGCACTCCACGTGGCAGCTCATGATGTCTCAGCTCGCCCCCTCCGATCCCTCCGGCAGTTACTCTAGACCCACCTCCAAATTTCGCCACGTGGCAACTACCCAGTTTTCCCGCCAAAACCTTCACCTCTACGTGGGCCTACCTTGCCCATGGGCCCACAGGACCCTCATAGTCCGAAACCTTAAAGGCCTCGAAGAAACCGTTCCTGTCTCAATAGCCTCTCCAGGCCAAGACGGCTCCTGGGAATTTAAGTCTAGTTCAATCCCTGGCCTGGACAAGGATACCCTTATCCCGGGTAAGGATAGTGCAAATGGGTgcaaaaatttgagagaggtTTATGGGCTTAGGAGAGGTGGGTACAATGGAAGGACCACAGTGCCAATGCTTTGGGATGTGCAGAATAAAGAAGTTGTGTGCAATGAGAGTTAtgatattattgaatttttcaatTCTGGATTAAATGGGTTGGCAAGTAATCCGGGTTTGGACCTCTCACCATTGGAATTGAAGGGAAGGATCGAGGAGTGGAATCGTGTAATTTATCCCAATGTTAACAATGGAGTTTAtaggtaattttttatttattcctcTTAGATTATTTGGGTCATGTTGgctttttttgtaaaaaaatattgccTTTTATATGGAccgtcacttttttttttccactgctCACAGACAACCacttcaataattgtgaattgtgtaaaaatattgtgttctGATAATTCTTTGAACTTCTTGCATGCCACTGACACATAATGAGTACTAGGAATATGTCCAGTGGGCTCAActagttctttttgtttttgtaatcaTCATGGAACAACCCCATATATTGAATTCCTATCCTTATTGATCAAAAAAGTGGTAGGAATAAAATGACTGTTATGAGATGTATAAGCGTTGTTGTATATGAATGCCACGACATTGGTATTGCATTTGGCAGATGTGGATTTGCTCAAAGTCAAGGGGCATATGATACAGCAGTGAGTGAACTGTTCAGTACACTGGATATGTTAGATGATCACTTGGGTAGGTCTCGCTACTTATGTGGAGGTACACTCACCCTTGCAGATATATGCCTGTTTACCACTTTGATTCGGTTCGATCTTGTGTATAACGTTCTGTTCAAGTGCACCAAGAAGAAGCTACTAGAGTATTCCAATCTTCATGCCTATATGCGTGACCTTTACCAGGTACTCTTCACTCTTTCTCAGGGCCTGCTTGCTTGTTAGTTGATATTGCTAATGAGAGCTATTGTACTCTGTTGTGGTTCGATGGTATGAAATCCTTGGACTAATTGGGTACTGTGATGggttaaaaaaatgtgaatatttctttaaaaacttTTATGTGTGTGCGCGCTTAGAAGTTGGTGACAAATGAGGATTCTTAGTGCTTTGGAAACTGGAATAACAACTACTGGAAATTATGAGGTGGAGAGGTGATATGGTGAAAGAATAAATGTTAGGAACACAATTTCTTAAAGCAGCAAGTTGTGATTAGTACAAATTAGTATCACTTTTGCATGTGAtcattgacatcatttttattatgcaccAACCATAACATGCCACCTCAATAGTTGTATAGTTGTGCAACATTTCGTGTCAATATAGTTATAGAATATAGTAAACAATTTCTTTAACATACCATCTAAAAATGGCAATCTACTTTCAGTATCAATGATGGACAAAGCAAGTAGAAATTTACACACTAGCAGCATTCGTGCTTTACCAAATCATGCATTATTTATCCCTTTTGTTGCAGACATAAGTTGTCATTTGCTTGTAAACAGCATTCTTTTTACATATATATCTGCTAACATATATCAATTGTTATGTATGATCTGATCTGGTTTGTAACTTTGTATTGCTTTGATTGCTCAATAAGCCTGGCACATCTACCATATTTGCATACACTAGTTTTTGCATACTCATGTGGGAgcgtttattttttttttaaaacaaagagTTCATTGTTTATACAAGCtaccaaaaatttattaaaagtaTGTTACCTCTTAGAAGTTAATGACTTAATTCTGCCGTATGCTAAGTGGTGCATGTCTATTTCCTGTCAGATTCCTAAGGTTGCAGCAACTTGCAACTTTACAGCAATTATGGATGGTTACTACAAAACACTTTTTCCTCTGAATCCAGGCAGCATTCAACCTGTCATGCCTTCAGGTTGTGAGCATGAGGCCCTCTCCAGGCCTCATAACAGAGAATCATTGTCGTCGACAGAGAGTAAATATGCACAGGTTCAGTAAATATACATAGGTTCAAGTTTCATAGGAGCTAGTTCCAAGTTCGGACAGAGTTCATTATAATGTTGTTGGTATTCAGTTATACGTAATTTCTTGTATCACCTTCATTCTTTCCATCATCAAATCATACTACAACAGCCATGTAGCCTTCATTTTTCAAACCCCCATTTTTGTACAtatcaaaaaacacaaaaccataaatttttaataaagcaTGTCCTCTTTTGCATATAGTAGCATTGTCTAAAGTTTCTCCTTCGCGGCAGTGCTACTTCTCTGCTAGATTGTCTGATTGGTCACAATTAATGGGGATAGTGCTGAATACTAAATTACTAACATAATAGAGGAAAATGTTGAATCTACTACAAATTGACAATAAATATGATAGGTGGActtcaacaacataataaatgaaGACTACTTTTATATGATTAATAAAGCATCAATTTTTAAGGcttataataacaaaatttatagtattcctaaaattactcaaaaatttttgtttttgagagaaTTTCAATCAATAGTGTCCGCTCCttataatagctctttatcatctgattaagacatcaatcagtttttgatgtaggcagagattgaatctcagatctcttatacaatcatTAGAGgctttactagttgagttataattaaaaaaaaaaacattttttatgcATGTTGCCAATCTTTGTGATTCTAAGTGAGTAATGGTTCCTTTTGTGTGGTTTCCCAAGAATCCATGATTATAGGAATTTGTACATTTTCATAGCAATAGCCTATAGGTTCTTTTGTAGAACTACAATCAGCTTCATCTTCTTGTTTAATGATATTTCTTGAGATTAAAAAACTCAATCTTGCAAATTTTTTCCATTCGTTTTATTGATGAGGAAAATTGTTTATCCATTTGTGAATCCTATTATCCATAAATTACAGATTTTTCTTCTAAAGCTTGAAGGGTTTATGGCTTGGATCTCTACTTTGACCTTATGTTAGATCATTTAGGAGCCATCGTTTTGAAACCCTTCCAATCAATTAATTTAGGACTTATTTTTGTATCAAAAGGTTTATATACTTCGTAGCTTTGTTTTAAGCTTTTTAAGAAAAACCACAAACTTTTATTAGAAAGAAATCAGacaaaatcaattaaaagtACATCATCGATATGTGAAGGAACATCCTTCATCCACACTGAAAAATCAATAACATGTCTCAAATGTTTTGCTAAGCTATGAGCTAAAAATTGCATAATCTACGAGTATGAGAAAGAGATAGAACAAAAGGCATCCATAGACAATTTGCAGTAGAAATTAAGTGTCCAAGGGTAGCAAACAACTCATCTTCACTCCTCAAAGCTTTAATGATAATTTCGGAATCTCCCTCAACAACTGATGACAGTCCTAACTCAAAGGCAAAAGTTATAGCTTTGGCAGCAGCCATTGCTTCAACATCATCTGAGGTCAGGGTGAGGCAAACATTTTCTGCCCATGAGGCTAGAACCAGCCCCCGATGATCACGAACGATCACCCCAACACCTGCTGCATTAATGTCCTTGAACAGAGCACCATCAAAATTTACTTTTAAGGAGGAAGCTGGTGAAGGGATCCATCTGACCCTAGGAGAAGTTACTGATTGCTGAGCACGAGGGAGAGCATGAAGGAAGTCTTGGAGAGCTTGAGAAGCTTGTAGTAGCATTTGAGAAATCGGATAAACTGAATGCTTGAGCCTAATTTCGTCCCTTCTATACCAAACAGTCGAGCACACCGATGCAAAGAGATCCAAATTACGCTCCTCATCTATCACGTGTTGCACCACCTCATTGAAGTTAGAGAACACTTTTGGTTCTTCGGAACAGCCATTGAAGTTAGAGAACACTTTGGTTCTTCGGAACAGCCAGTTAAGATAGCTATTTCCAGGAAAATTTACagtaaaaaatttagataagtCTTTTTGTAATATAGACATTTGTTTATAAGTGGTAAATTTAGTAGATGCCCATTTTGTAATAAGGATAAaggaaaatcataaataaaatatcagCCACAGAAATCAGCTCTAGAGATTGGCATAAATCAAACATCATGTCAAAGGCCAGGGCATATTGAAACGAACGCAGGCAACAATGCAACATCTTCCCCCCTCTTTCCATATTTTGCATCACGTTATACAAGGATCATGGAACAAATCCTAAACATTTCTAACCCATCCAAAGCAGCAACCagacaaaaattataaagccATATCGTTTCAGCAGTGCAATAGCCTGAGAGTTAGCACTAGCAGCAAGATTGCCTGGATGGCTGACAACCCTGGACCACCTCTATCTACAAAACAGTTGGGTTAAATGTAAGGCTTTACATTTAACCCCCGTGTTCAACAAAACGAGGTAACCAGCACCCTGATACTCAGCCACTAGACAGCATGGTCGGAGGGGAGCAATTCAGTTCACTAAAATCTGCTACATCATTTTTTCTTCTACAGAGCAGAAGgcaattacaacaaaaaaagataGCAGATAGAGCATCCCCACTGTTTATCTTGCAATTGATGCAGATCTAGTTCCTGTGTGAAGATGTGAACATGATCATTAGCAACAGCAGTAGCAACGGTTACAAGGATAATCATGAATCAAAGCAAATATTGGCCATATTTGACAAAACCATTTAAGAAATTTTGATAGCTTTCCTTATTGCACTTATTATAACTCTATAGTGTTTCatactctattttttattattaaataatatcacattcttaaaaaatacacaaataatGATCATATGGATCCCCACTAATCATCCACATTGTCAAGAATGCCCAAAACCCTATTTGGTGCCCATCCTTGAAAGCACATTATATACTCTCAATATAAGaagttttttataaaatagtaacgacatttatttcaattttgcaATTCAATGAGCACTAACTAAATGCCACTTCCTCCTTCCATAATAACAAAATGGAGAGATGTCATGGACTCAAAAACAGATTGGGCGTGCGTGCAATTtcctaattaaaaaattacctGCTAATTAATAACTTGCATTATAACATGATAAGCAGGTCCATGCGTTAACGTTTAGTATGAAAAAGGGTTGCCTAATTTTTGGGAGAGCACTAAGGATACCAAATTTAAATCATGAGCTATGATCCCCTATGGCACTCCTGGTTCTCCCCCTGTAATAAGAGCATACTGCAAAAGGGAGAATTTTTGGAGAATGAAATCTTCGACAGTAGAGACAATATACACCAATCCATACACTAGCCTGCATAGAGCTTGGCAGATTAACAAAACTAAAATCCATTTAAAATCTGGCTAAAGGgcagaggaaaagaaaattttgagtaaTAAGTGCTTGTCTCAAATCTATTCTGCAACATTCATTTTTTCTTGGTCAATGACTACCAACCAAAGGCAACTTTGGAATTAATCTCCCTGCTATGTTGCTCCCACTATCAACAATGACATGTGGAACACTTATAACTAACTTAGTTTTATCTGACGTCTATTTGACAGTCTCCCCTTAGAATATATAAGCATGTAATATATAAGTCCTAACTTCCAAAATCTGAAGTCTAGTCAATGTCTTACTGGTAACTGCCAACCAAAGGCAACTTTGGAATCAATCTCCCAGCTACGATGCTCCCATTATCAACAATGACATGTGAAACAGTTATAAATAACCTAGTTTCTGATGTCTATTTGGTAGTCTCTcctttacaaaatatataaggGTGTAATATATAAGTGATAACTTCCAATTCTGAAGTCTCTCTCCTTCCAAAAAGCCTTTAGTATTGCTTTGGATCGACACCAAACAAGAGAAAACAAAACCTAGTAATCAGTACCAAGCTATCAAAGAAGaactacaataaattttatcacTCAAGCAAATTGTTTAACTATCTCCCATTGGAGTACAATAGGGTGCTTATATAGATTATTAGAACTAAGCCCTAATTCTAATTGACTTAGGAAAGCTCAGTTATTGAATTACGAAAATACCCTTGACTCTTGGGAATATAACAAATACTAATAACTTTATTAACTAACAAGACCTTTCTAAAATCCACTAGaccaataaaaatacaattgacatCTAAAGTTATATAAAAATGTATTGAAGTAAAACTGTCTTTGTGCTTCCAGCATCATTCTCTTCTAGTTTTCTCAAAATTTGCTCTCGAGTGTTGAAGTGCTGAAGGATAACAACTCTTGAAACACTTTTGGCAGCATTAAGAACAAAGAAGTTTTCTGTTCCACCATATCATTAAATtcatccaaaataataaaatcaattagtgCGGATCTTATCTTGATTCACAAAAACATGATTGTATCAAGTTTTTCCACATTATGCACCAAGGAGGGTCGATCAAACTCATTTTTCACATGTGCACCTCCTATCACTATCTTTTGGTGGCTCAACATTATTGTCTCTCATGTGGGAAGCTTCGCCTTCATTTCTCTAGGTCATTCTCAGCAATTCCAATGACGCAAGTTGGGTACTAATTTGTTCAAACCATGCAGACAAGTTTTGAAAGGCTTTTTGCTATATTTTATATGGTTTGCTTCATGGCAGACTAAGAATTGGAACTAGAATCTACACAAGCAATAGTCTTCTTCAAATTGTGCTACTAACTGTTTGTTCTCCCTTGCCATAGATTGTTTATTCAGTCTAGAAATTCATCCGAATGAGATTACGGTAGATATTTCTCTTGATAGTATTGGGATAGATATATCTCTTTTAAGtttccctttcattttttaCCAAACTTTTTTGGTAGACTTGTCCAGTCGTAGAAGGTTCTTAATTCCGTACCTGTATTTTTAGCTGTACCTATGAGCTTCATTGTGACAAACCCAACCTTCTTATTATCTGATAAACCTATTTGTTCAAAGAATTAGTCCATCGCATGTAACCAATTAGAGAAAATATATGGGTCTAAAAGACCATCAAATGTGGGTTGTCTCTAATATTACTATGGTTCACTAAAATAAAGTTTCAGCAAATAATTGAATCAAGGACCTGGGCTGTCTTATGCTAATTTGGGCCAACCAGGACCTGCTTGGATGTGGCTTTGGCTGTTTGGACACGCAGACTAGGAATACAACTCAACTACACACAAGCCTAGATGTATGGGCTTTGATACCAAATGACCCTTCAAAGTTCCAAATCACTTTGAGCATGCCAAAAACAACTCCCATGAGATCAAAGAACTGTTGCCCACAATCTCCAAGCTCAATCAAACAGTATCGTGTGGTCGCCGGTGGACTACTAATGATGTCACATTCAGGGTTGTTTTATGAAcccatgcatcgcacgggcataGTAAAGGGAAATTTAAAACAacactgatttttttttggtgataggTGAAAAAAACAACACTGAACATTGAA is part of the Quercus robur chromosome 9, dhQueRobu3.1, whole genome shotgun sequence genome and harbors:
- the LOC126698571 gene encoding uncharacterized protein LOC126698571 yields the protein MPNSLLLISHLPIIPPTHTTPRHVSPRMSLNNNNNNQTPKPPNPSSLLTSLPKLLWGPSLPPGLLISTVRTAWHSTWQLMMSQLAPSDPSGSYSRPTSKFRHVATTQFSRQNLHLYVGLPCPWAHRTLIVRNLKGLEETVPVSIASPGQDGSWEFKSSSIPGLDKDTLIPGKDSANGCKNLREVYGLRRGGYNGRTTVPMLWDVQNKEVVCNESYDIIEFFNSGLNGLASNPGLDLSPLELKGRIEEWNRVIYPNVNNGVYRCGFAQSQGAYDTAVSELFSTLDMLDDHLGRSRYLCGGTLTLADICLFTTLIRFDLVYNVLFKCTKKKLLEYSNLHAYMRDLYQIPKVAATCNFTAIMDGYYKTLFPLNPGSIQPVMPSGCEHEALSRPHNRESLSSTESKYAQVQ